A window of Littorina saxatilis isolate snail1 linkage group LG7, US_GU_Lsax_2.0, whole genome shotgun sequence contains these coding sequences:
- the LOC138970749 gene encoding uncharacterized protein — MDKRKEALGIVGFCVEFSKNLVTVTEPGAILIFDRVISNVKRCYDTSTGIFTAPCNGQFALYISGVAITNDENGYVDLTIERKKNNSRPFGPIARVYLKAYFGDFMLGCQGCGSARVKLERGEQIIVRHTRGDHVLKGGRHTRFSGVLEHVYDDPQP, encoded by the exons ATGGACAAACGCAAAG AGGCGCTCGGGATAGTGGGGTTCTGCGTTGAGTTCTCAAAGAATCTTGTGACGGTGACAGAGCCAGGCGCCATTCTCATATTCGACCGCGTGATATCCAACGTCAAACGCTGTTACGATACCAGCACCGGCATCTTTACTGCACCCTGCAACGGACAGTTTGCACTGTACATTAG cGGTGTGGCAATCACAAACGATGAGAACGGCTATGTCGACCTTACGATTGAGAGGAAAAAGAACAACAGTCGACCTTTCGGACCTATCGCCCGCGTGTATCTCAAGGCTTATTTCGGCGACTTTATGCTGGGATGCCAAGGGTGCGGCTCTGCACGGGTCAAGCTGGAGAGGGGGGAGCAGATCATCGTCAGACACACTAGAGGCGACCACGTTCTGAAAGGGGGGCGTCACACCAGGTTTTCTGGAGTCTTGGAACATGTGTATGACGACCCTCAACCATAG